CTGGCGGACGAATACGCGGACATTCCCCTGCTTGAAAAGGATGCGATTCTAATAAAAAATTGGAGAGACGATCCCCATTTGATCCTCTTGCCCAGTATCGAAGATTTATTGAAAATCATTCAGGAATACAGCCATTATTCTCCCACTCTTACGCCGGAAGCCGCGCCGGACCGCATCGGCTGGCGCGCCGTCCATCCAAAGGCTTCTCCCATCCTATCCGCTTCCCTGCTCGAAGCGTTGCTCGATTTAGCCATACTACTCCTGGAACGGGATGAAACCGCATGAAAAACGTTCCCGAACGCGTTTTCCTTTATGGTTCCGGCGGCCATGCCAAGGTCATCATCGATATCCTGCGTCTGAACGGCGTAGAGGTCGCTGTCTGTCTGGACGACGATCCCGCCAAATCGGGCGGTCTGGTCATGGGCGTCCCTATTCGCTATGCGCCGGATGAACTAGCGCGATTGAAAGAGCAGGGCGTACTCACGGGCATTGTCGGCATCGGGAACAATCGCATCCGCGAAGAGAAAGCCGCTCTTCTCCGCGCCCAAGGCTTTCGACTCGCCGCGACGATGCATCCCGCCGCTATTATCGCCCGCGACGTTGTCATAGGAGATGGAACCGCCGTCATGGCGGGAGTAGTAGTGAATTGCGGCGCGCGTATCGGCGAAAACGCCATTCTCAACACTTCATGCAGCGTCGATCACGATTGCATCGTTGGAGACAACGTTCATATCTCTCCCGGCGCCCGTTTAGGGGGAACCGTCGTCATCGGCGACGGAACCCAAATCGGCATTGGAGCCGTGGTTCTGCCTAATCTGAAAATCGGAAGAAACGTCATCGTCGGCGGAGGCGCGGCGGTGATCGGCGATCTTCCCGACAGCGTCACGGCAGTCGGCGTTCCCGCGAGAATTATTCCCCAAAAATGATTCGTTGCATGAAGTAGGATGGGTCGCGTTTTTTGACCCATCGTTTTTCTTGGTTATAACAAATGATGGGTTAAACGGCGCGACCCATCCTACAATCTACGCCTTGTACCATTCTCTTTCCTTGCCTGCGAGATCGGAGACTTTGGCGATCAATTTTTCCCGCTTCTCCTTATCCATCGCGCTGAAGGAACGCGCGTATGCGATTTTTTCTTTGATCTCCTTGGCGCTCACCGCTCCCGTTATCAGGCAGCTGATGGGCAGCGACCATACGAAATGCAGCGCTTCCTCCACGCTGAGACGGTCAGGGATGACTCGCGATCCCTCTTTGCCGATAGTAATCAAGCGCCCGAACGCCAGCGTCTTCATCGCCAGCGCCCCGATTCCACACTCCGTCAATTGGGGCAGCACGTTGAGGCTGAAACTTTCATAGCTGGGATCGATGACGTTGATGGGCATTTGGCAGGTTGAGAATGGATTGTTCTCTTTCGTCCGTTCCAACATGCGCAAATGAGCTTTATACGTCATATGGCCGGTGAAACCGATATGGCGGACCTTGCCGCTTTCTTTCGCTTTCAGCGCCGTATCCAGCACGCCGTTGGCCAGACGCTCGTCGGCGTCTTCGGGACTTTCGAGGCCGTGAATCTGCCACAGATCGACGTATTCCGTTTTCAATCGCCGCAGCGAATTTTCCAGGTCTTGCAATGCTTTTTCGCCGGTCTTTTCCGTCGATTTGGTCATGAGGAAAATCACGTCGCGGTATTTGGGCGTCAACAATTTTCCCATGCGTTCTTCCGAGCCGCCGTTTTGGTATTGCACGGCGTTGTCAAAAAAGCGCACGCCGCCCTCCAACGCCGCTTCCATCAATTCCTGGGCGTCTTTCTCGCTGGCGTCGCCGAAATGGTATCCGCCTATTCCCAGCATCGTTACGGCTTCCCCCGTCTTACCTAAGGGACGAGTAGGCAACCAATCGCCGAGACGATCTTTCTTCTTTTCGGCAGCTTCGGCGAAAGAAAGTGGCGGCGCCATCGCAGCGGCGGCGAGCGCGGCGATGGATTGAATAAACTGACGGCGGTCTGTCATGATAGGAGCCTCCTTACGGCAGGATTTTTTTGTTTAGTCCGAAGTTCCTAAAGAAATAATCGGAATACTAGGCGTAACCATTGGATATTTTTGAGGTTGCGCTTTTTTGTGCGGCAAGGATTGTAGCCATGTAAATATGCAAATATTTTCATAATTTATTCTAT
This genomic window from Candidatus Omnitrophota bacterium contains:
- a CDS encoding acetyltransferase, which encodes MKNVPERVFLYGSGGHAKVIIDILRLNGVEVAVCLDDDPAKSGGLVMGVPIRYAPDELARLKEQGVLTGIVGIGNNRIREEKAALLRAQGFRLAATMHPAAIIARDVVIGDGTAVMAGVVVNCGARIGENAILNTSCSVDHDCIVGDNVHISPGARLGGTVVIGDGTQIGIGAVVLPNLKIGRNVIVGGGAAVIGDLPDSVTAVGVPARIIPQK
- a CDS encoding aldo/keto reductase, which translates into the protein MTDRRQFIQSIAALAAAAMAPPLSFAEAAEKKKDRLGDWLPTRPLGKTGEAVTMLGIGGYHFGDASEKDAQELMEAALEGGVRFFDNAVQYQNGGSEERMGKLLTPKYRDVIFLMTKSTEKTGEKALQDLENSLRRLKTEYVDLWQIHGLESPEDADERLANGVLDTALKAKESGKVRHIGFTGHMTYKAHLRMLERTKENNPFSTCQMPINVIDPSYESFSLNVLPQLTECGIGALAMKTLAFGRLITIGKEGSRVIPDRLSVEEALHFVWSLPISCLITGAVSAKEIKEKIAYARSFSAMDKEKREKLIAKVSDLAGKEREWYKA